In Prochlorococcus marinus XMU1404, the sequence AGCTCTAATGGGGTTTGGAGTGTTAGTTGAGGTTTCATTCTTAAGGTCTGCGCCAGAAAATATTATCTTTTGAAAGTAATTGATCAGATTCAGGAGGTCCCCACGTCATTGATTCATAATTATAAATAGGCAACTTCCAGGGAGAATTATCCATCAATTCTATTAATGGCGTATAAAGTTTCCAGGCTGCCTCTACTTCATCACTTCTAGTAAATAAGGTTGGATCAGAAAGCATTGCATCAGCCAATAATCTTACATAGCCTTCATCTGAGGGTTCTCCAAATGATTCATCATAAGAAAATTCCATCTCAACAGGTCTAGATTTCATTCCAGAACCAGGAGATTTTACCTCAAATTTGAACGTAGCACCTTCATTTGGCTGAATTCTAAGGATAAGTTGATTTGGAGCAGGATTTATTATTGTTGATTCAAATAAATGTACAGGAACGTCTTTAAAAGTCAAGACTATTTCTCCAAGTCTTTTAGGGAGTCTTTTCCCTGTTCTCAAATAAAAAGGAACCCCTTGCCAACGCCAGTTATCAACGAAAACTTTTGTCGCGATATAAGTTTCTGTTGTGCTATTACAATTAACACCATCTTCCTGCCTATATCCTTTGAGTCGATTTGAGATATTTCCTCCTTCTCCATATTGACCTCTTATGCAACAATTCCAAGGTTCATTTTCGTCAGCAAGTTTTGAAGCTTGAAGAACCTTAGCTTTTTCATTTCTTATTGCTTCTGGTTCAAATTTCCCTGGAGGTTCCATAGCAGTAACAGCAAGCATTTGTGTCATATGATTTTGAAGCATATCTCTTAAAGCACCAGAGCTTTCGTAATAACCTGCTCTATCTTCAACACCTACTGTTTCAGATGATGTGATTTGAACACTTGATATATAATTCCTGTTCCAGATTGGTTCAAAAATAGTGTTAGCAAACCTCAAAACAAGAATGTTTTGAACTGTCTCTTTACCTAAATAATGATCAATCCTATAAATCTGACTTTCTTCAGCACAATTTTGAACGATCTTATTCAATTTTTTTGCACTTGAATAATCTCTTCCAAAAGGTTTTTCAATCACTAAACGACTTTTCTTAGGGTCATCTAAAAGGCCAGCTGCTTTTAGAGCTTTACATCCACTTGCATAGAAATTCGGAGATACTGATAAATAAAATGTTCTATTTCCATGAGTAGCTTGTGTTTTATCAATTTCATTTAATCTTTTAGAAAGCCTTATAACATGATCACTTTGTTGTAAATCGACTGGTTCATAGAAAAGATAATTAGAAAATTGTTCCCATTCCTTTTCTTTCCCAGATATTTGCTTGGAGAGCTTTACTTTCATCTTTTCTCTAAATTCATTATCAGTCCAAGGTCTTCTCGCACAACCAACTATTCCAAATTCACTAGGAATTCTCCTTTGCAAATAGAGTTCAAATAAGGCTGGTATTAATTTTCTATGAGTAAGGTCTCCACTAGCTCCAAAGATTACTAAGCATTGTGGGGTTATGACTCTTTCCTGCCGTAAACCTAATCTAAGAGGATTACTTAAAATTGAAGGCATACTTTTAATATTCTATTTTTAAAATCCTATTTTTTTCGAAGATTAGCTACATATTGTGTCTAAACCAAAAAGTATCTTGAAAATTATATATCAAAGATTTAGTAGGTTTCTACGTGCCATCTTCCTGCTTTCTTTAGTTGTGGTCTTAATTCTGACCAGTTCAAGCCTTTTTCTTCTGCAGCCTTTGTCATAGCTTCATCTATTCCAGGCTCCATACCCTTTAATCCACAAAGATAAATATGTGTCTTATCATCTTCAATCATGTTAAAAAGCTCGTTTGCTGATTCTAAAACTCTATCTTGAATGTACATTCTTCCTCCTTTTGTATTTTGCTGCTCACGACTAATAGCCTTAGTGTATTTAAAATTATCTGGATAATCAGTTAAATATCTCTGAAGATCTTCCTCGTATAACAAATTAGCTGATTTTGGAGCACCCATAAATAACCAAGCTTTACCTTTAAAATTCCAGTTGTTTTTTTCTTTTTCGGTTGCCTCAAACATTCTTCTTAAATAAGCTCTCATAGGTGCTATTCCAGTTCCAGTAGCCAACATTACGATATTCGCATCCTCTTCATCTGGGAGGAGCATCTCTTTACCTACAGGACCTGTAATTTTTACTTTATCTCCTGGCTTAATATCGCATAAATAAGTGGAGCAAACGCCATTTATAGTTTCTCCATCTTTTTCGTACTGAAGCTGTCTAACACAAAGGGAAACAGTGTTTCCATTAAAATTATCCCCATGTCTAGTACTTGCTATTGAATAAAGTCTTAACTTATGAGGTTTCCCATTCGCATCTTCCCCAGCAGGCATTATACCTATACTTTGACCTTCAACATAATTTAAGAATGGATCACTATCTTTGAGATCGAAAGTTATGTGGTTTACTCTACCAATTGCTCCCTCTTTAAGAAGACTATAATTTTCAATTACTGTACCTTCATATGGTGTTTTAGGCCTGTAAATATTTACTGGAACGTCTGCATGTTTTTTCTTCACTAATTTTGGAGCTTCTGTTTTTGGAGCTTCTGTTTTCAATACAGAGACTTTTTTAGGTTCCACTCCTTTTGAGTCAAGTTTTTTTGTTTTATTTTCTTCAACAAATTTTAAGGCTCTTTTATTAAAAGTCGTGAGTATAAAATAAAAAACAGCTATTACTACTGGTATATGAGCTAATCCGCCTGCGATTACTTTTGCTTGTGAATACATTTTTAAGATTTCTTTTATAAAAGATTATCAATTTGTAGTTTAATTTGTAGTGATTTTATAAAAATGGTTACGTTTTGAGATCGGAATAATTTAATGAAATTATTTTTATTTTTCAGTATTTGCTGTTTTTATCTGTATAGTTACACAGAAATAATTTTTTATCTAGTTAAAAAATTCATTTATGAATAATCCTCAAGAATCAGTTGATCATTCTAAAAGCAATGATTACAGGACAATTGAGCAAACGATGGAAAAGCTTTCAGGCGGGACAAGAAGACTTGCAGCTCAACTTACAACTTCCGCAAGTTTGGACTCTTTGTGGAATGTTTTAACAGACTATGATCGACTAAATCTTTACATACCAAATTTACTTTCAAGCAAAAAAATATATCAAAAGAACAATAATGTTCACCTTAAACAAGTTGGGGCTCAGGATTTTCTTGGGATGAAATTTTCAGCTGAAGTAACTATTGATTTATTTGAAGATAAAGAGCTTGGCCTTTTAAAATTCAATTTGATTAAAGGTGATTTCAGAAAATTTGAAGGAAGTTGGAAAATTCAGAATATTAAAGATACTTCAAAAAATTCATTAATTTACGATCTAACTGTTCAAGGTTTTCAGTGGATGCCTATAGGCATGATAGAGAAGAGGCTAAAAAAAGATCTTTCAGAAAATTTAATAGCTGTCGATAGACAAGCAAAAATCTCAATAAATTAGTTTAAATTTTTAATCGATAGCCCCAAGGGGATTCGAACCCCTGTCGCCTCCGTGAAAGGGAGGTGTCCTAGGCCTCTAGACGATGGGGCCAGGAATTTAGCATAACAGCTTAATTAAAAATTAAGAGTAAGACTAGCCTTTCGTCAAGTATTGTTGCTCTTTGTTTTGTCCTTGCCACACAGGGACGGTGAAATGGAAGCATGAACCTTCGCCTATTTCAGATACAACCCATATTCTTCCTCCATGTACTTGCACTATTCTCCTGCAAACAGATAACCCTATCCCAAATCCTGAAGTTCCTTCAGAAGTCTGTGGGAGCCTAACTCTATCAAGAAAAATTCTTTTTTGTTCACTTAAAGGGATACCAGCGCCTTTGTCACAAATTGTTATTTCTACCCATTGATTAGTTTTGTGTATCATTGTAATTTTTATAGATCCAGAGTCTTCAGAAAATTTAACAGCATTTTCAATTAAATTTAAAAACACTTGCCTCATTCTTCTTTGATCTGCAAATACACTTGGCAAATCAGATGGGATATCAGTATCAATCTGAATATTCCTTAATCTCCAGAATTTTTCTAGTTCGAGTATCACTTCAGCACTAATATTGCCTAAATCGATTTTCTGAGGATTGAATAGAGCTTCCCACTTTGTTGTTCCAACTTCTAAAAGGTCTTGAGATAAGAGTTCAATCTCTTCTAATCGTCTTTTTATCACTTCTTGCAATTTTGAAATATCTATTTGGCCAAGTTTTTGACTTTGAACAGCCAGAGTAGCTGCAGTCAATGGAGTTCTTAATTCATGCGCGACCATTCTTAATAATCTTTCTTGAGATTCTATTCTTTTTGTTAGGGTTTCATTCTCTTGTCTTAAAACAAGAAGTTCGTCTTCTAGAAGAAATTCTTTTTGAGTTCTTATTGAATCGATTTTGGATGGTTGCAAGTTAATGCCTAGATTTTTTGTTAAACCTTCCTGTGTCCATCTTGGTAACCATTTCTGCAGCTGAGAGAAAATATTACTTCCTGCAAATATTTGCTTTGGAGATGGGCAAACCTTTATTAGAGCAGGAATTGCGACTAATCTATGTAATTCCAGTAATTCCGGCTGTTCAGTGGGCTCAGAAATCTGAAGAGATATCTGAAATTTACAATCATCTGACTCTAAATAAGCTATCACCGACTTGATATCACTACTAGAAAGTTGATTTCTAGCTGCCACCAGTATCAGTTTTAACTCTTTTTTATCATTCAAATGATTTGCCCTGAAGTGTTGAAAAGCTGTTAATCCTTATGAACACATTAAGATATTATTTTTTATTCTACTAATAAGCTATGAAATAAATAAGACTTATTTATATATGGTTGTTATTAATCAAAATAAAAATCCAAATTTTGGAGAAAATAATTCTCCAGAAATTTGTTTAAATAGCAATTTAAAAAGATGGTTTTCGAGAAATATTGGTTCGTGGAAATCTAATAGAACTTATTTTCTTGATGAAACACAAAAAACTTATAATTTATGCATGAATATAAATATTCAAGCTCTCGAGAATAGGTCCGAGTGGGAGTCACACTACAAATTCACATGGTACCCAGAAAAAAATTATGAATTTTTCTTGGAAAATCCACAATATAAAGAACGAGGAGAAATGCATGCATTCTTAAGAGGACACCAACTTATGAGGGAAAATTTTTATTTAAGTAATGATGAAGGGATTTCAAATATTAGGCAAGTCGATGAACATGAAATGATTTTTGAATCTTCTTATAAAGATTGGCATATTATTGAACATACAAGACTTGTAGATTTGGACAATTATAGATTTCGGGTAATATATTCATGGAACAAAAATAAGCTTAAAATAGTAGAGAATCATCATGAAATTAAAATTATTAAGTAAGAATTCTTGTAAATTATAAAGTAAAAATAAAAGTGTTATCTTAATTATTAGATTTATATGTTTATGGACACTATTTTTCAATCAAAAAAGTTCTTAAATTTATTAAATATTTCTTTACTTTTTTACCTAGCCATCTGTGAAATAAATATTTTCAACAAAAGATTACATGCAAATACAAAACCTCAAGCTTCTCAGCAAGATGTCTTCTTGTATAAACAAATGGGTGCGTCTTATCTCTGCAAATCTATTAATGACAAAATAGATTTTGACTTCAACAAAGCTCTTGCAGTTTCAACATATACATTCGCAGAAGTTATTTTCTCAAAGCATGGTAATTTAATTCAAGAAGCCGGCAAAGAAAAATTAACTCCGGAAAAAGTACTTTATATCGGGGAGATTGAGATTCTTAACAGCGCAATAAAAATTTGTCCTAAACAAATACCTAATGATGTTAAGAAAAGTTTTCAAGAAACTCTCAAGAAATTAAAAAAACAAACAAATAAAAAGAGATGATTTCAGATAATTATCTAAACATTGAGCTGACTGAACTCTCTTCATGAATTCTCCAAATAGCTTCACCTAACATATTTGCAACTGATAGAACCTTTAACTGAGGAAAACTATCTTTAATTATAACGGGTATACTGTTAGTAACTATTACTTGCTCAAATAAATCTTTAGTACTTAATCTTTCATAAGATGGCGGAGAAAATACAGCATGTGAAGCGCAAGCAAATATTCTTTTAGCACCTTCTTGTTTTAATAGATTCGCTCCAGAACAAATTGTACCTCCAGTATCAATCATATCGTCTATTAGAATAGCTGTCTTACCTTTAACTTCTCCAATTACAGTTAAACTTTCAGCGACATTATGAGCTGCTCTTCTTTTATCAATTATTGCTAAAGGGGCATCTTTCATTTGTTTAGCAAATGCTCTTGCTCTAGCAACTCCCCCAACATCAGGAGAGACAACAACAACTTCCTTTAAATTTAAAGTTTCTAAATAGTCAATCAAAACCGGTGAGCCATAAATATGATCGCATGGAATGTCAAAATAACCTTGTATTTGAGCTGAATGCAAATCCATAGCAAGTACTCTATCGACCCCAGATTTTTCTAGCAAATTAGCAGTAAGTTTTGCAGTTATGGACTCTCTCCCTGAAGTCTTTCTATCTGCCCTTGCATATCCAAAATAAGGGATCACGGCCGTTATTTGCCTAGCAGATGCCCTCTTACAAGCATCAACCATAATCATCAGCTCCATTAAACTATCGTTTACTGGAGCGCATGTAGGCTGTATTAAGAATACATCGCAGCCTCTTATAGATTGCTGAATTTGAACATAAAGTTCTCCATCAGCAAATCTCTTAGATATTAAAGGTACATTTTCAATCCCTAAGTATGATGCAATTTCTTCAGCTAATTTAGGATTCGTTGTTCCGCTTACCAGCCTTAATCTACTATTAGTAAGATTTAAGTTCGATTCTTTATTCTGCACTGCCGTGATAAAACTTGTCACGAAATTAGCACTATAAAACTATATCCTTATCGTAGTCGTTTATGTGAATTTCGCAAAAGATAATGACTAGATCTTTTCAAAATTCACATCTTTTAAACAAAACGTCAAATTTAGTCAATGAACATCAGAATTTTTTTTAAATTCGTCTAAAAAACAATAAAATTATTATTTGTCAATTAATAAAAATTTGTATATGTTTAGATTTGGAGAATTAAAAACAATTTAATTGTAAAGATTCAAAATATAATTTAAACATGTCTCTTCAAAAAGTTCTTCCAAATAAATCATTAGGCGTACTTATGCATCCTTCATGTATACCAGGAGGTAGATTATGTGGCACTTTTGGTAGAGGAGCTAAAGAATGGATAAAAAAGCTTCATAAGCATGGGATCGAATACTGGCAATTTTTACCTCTTACACCAACCGACTCTACAGGCTCTCCATATAGTTCACCTTCAAGTTTTGCATTAAACCCATGGTTTCTCGATATAGATTATTTAATCGATAAAGGTTTTATCTTCATTTCTAATGTAGAAGAATTAGGAAAGACAAATCAGAATGAGAATCATTTTGATTTTGATCTTGCTGATGAATTAACAAACAAATTAGGTCAACTCCTTTTAAAAGGCTGGGGGTCACAATCTGAAGAGAGAAAAATAGATTTTCATAAATGGATTAGAAAGAATTCTTGGGTTGAAGATTATGCAACATTTATTGTTATTAGGGAGGAATTTAATATGTTGCCTTGGTGGCAATGGCCTAAAGAATTTAAAATAAAAAATAAAGAATTTCTAAAATCATGGATTAATACAAAAAGTGAAAAGGTACTTATTAAAAAATTAATACAGTGGCATTTAGATGAGCAATGGAGTGCTATCAAGAAATTTGCAAAATCATATAATGTCAAGTTAATTGGAGATCTGCCCTTTTATGTTTCTAGGGATAGCGCAGATGTATGGAGTAATAAATCACTTTTTTCAATTTTTAAAAATGGAGATTTAATCTTTCAAAGTGGTGTACCTCCTGATTACTTTTCTTCAACAGGACAATTATGGGGAACTCCAACTTACTTTTGGTCTAAACATAAGAGTACTAATTTCGATTGGTGGAGAAAAAGATTTAAGAGGCAATTTGAACTTGTGGACTTGTTGAGATTAGATCATTTCAGAGGTTTAGCTGGATACTGGAGAGTTAATGGCAATTCTAAAACAGCAATTTCGGGTAGATGGATAAACTCCCCAGGAAGAACACTATTAAATAAACTAAAAATTGATTTAGGGACTGACTTCCTACCAATAATCGCGGAGGATCTAGGAGTAATAACACCTGACGTAGAAAAATTAAGGAAGAATTTTGAACTTCCAGGAATGAAAATATTACAGTTCGCTTTTGATGGAAACGAAGATAACCCATATTTACCTAACAATATTGAAGGAGAAAATTGGGTTGTTTATACAGGTACCCATGACAACTCTACTAGTATCACATGGTGGGAATGTTTAGAAAATAACGTCAAACAACGAATAAAAGATGAATATAAATTCTCCGAAAATCCTTCATGGAGTTTAATAAAAATTGGCATGGATACAAAGGCCAATCTCTTTATCGCTCCAATCCAAGATATTTTGTCTCTAGATGACTCAAGTAGATTAAACATTCCAGGGACTACAAAAAATAACTGGAAATGGAAGTTAAATAGACCCCTTGTAGAAATAGAAGACAACATAAAGAGATTTAGTGATCTTGGAAATAGTTTGGGGAGGACTAAGAGATAGGGACTTTTTGAAGTTTATTTATCAATGATTTTGTTTTCAATATTTTGAATCTCTATAACATTTACATTCAAAATAAAATATCTCTTCAATATAAACACAGTTAGAATTAATATAAAAAAATACAAAAGGCTTCCCTGCCAAGTATTTATAATATCAAATTTGTTGAGAATAAAATCATTGTTTTCTTTCTTAGAAGTTTCTCTTTCTCTAATTGCTAATTTTTCTAATGTATTTTTTTTTAATCCTAAGCATTCCTCTAATTTGATTAATATTGATCTTATAAATGGATACTTTGGTCTAATATTTTTTTTATTGTTTTCAATAGAAATTATCGTTTGTTCAGGAATTTTTGAAATATTTGACAATTCTTGAATTGTTATATTTTTTTGAATTCTTGCTTCTTTTACTAATCTTGCGATTTCTCCATACTGATCAACTAATGCATGATTTACTTCGTTATCAATAACAGATTGTTTTTTAAATAAAAAAAGATTTTTAATAATATTCATTCCATATCTCCAATTTCATTAATTATTTGACTAATCACTTTCAAAAGTAAGTAATATATTTAATTTTAATCCTTTTAAATTTATAAGTAAATTTATTGGAAGCGAATAAAAACTAAACTGGAGAAATAATTTTTTGAACTGCACTTTTTGCAATATTCAAAGGGCTAAATGTATCTCTAATTAAACTTAAAAGTTTTTTTGCATCAGTTAATTCAAATTTGTCATCTTTTATAAGGCTTAATAGAAGATTCTTCCGAACTTCTGATCCTTTATTACTGACAATTAACTTTAATCCAGCATTTGCGACCGGGATGAGGTCTGAATTAATATTTTCAGAATCTTTAAATAATATATTTAATAAACTTTTTACCTTTTCTATTTGAATTCGACCTTTTTTATCAAAAACAACTTCTAAAAGAATTTCTAGAATCTCCTCAGAATTATCAGTAAGTAATTTTTTAGCTATATAAGGATATGCAATTTTTAAAATTTTAAATTCAGGATCTAGTCTTAGTGCTAAACCCTCTTGACTAACAACTGCTCTTATTATTAGTGCAAACCTACTAGGCACTCTAAATGGATATGAGTACATAAGTTTTGAAAATTTATCAGTTACATTTTTAAGATTAAAATTTCCGACTTCAGCTCCAAAAGATCCACCTAAAACTTCTTTTAATGGTTCAACAAGTTTTTGAAGATCTTGTTCTTTAGTTAAAAAACCTAATTTCTGAAAATCTTTTGCGAGCAGATAATATTCATCATTTATTATGTGAACAATAGCCTTAATGAGAGTGAGTCTATCCGAATTTGTAATTGTATCCATCATTCCGAAATCTACATAAGCTAAATTTCCATAATCTGCATTTCCACCTTTAAGTGCAAACATATTCCCAGGGTGTGGGTCAGCATGAAAATATCCATATTCAAATAATTGCTGAAGACCACTGATCACACAAGTTTTTATAAAAGATGAAGGTACTAAGTTATTTTCCTCCAATAAAACTCTGTCTCTTAACTTGACTCCATCAATCCAAGAGGTTGTAATAATTCTCTTTGATGAAAACTGTTTTTCTAATTTAGGGATAAACACATTTGGGTTATCTTTGAATAAATTTGCAAACTTTAAAGCATTTTCACCCTCTTTTTCATAGTCAATTTCATCAAAAAGTGCCTTGCCGAATTCATCTATTATTTCTCCAATTCCAACACCAATATTTAATGGTAGAAATGGCGACAAAAAAGTTGTTAAAAACCTCAATATTACAACATCTCTTCTTATAAGAAAGTACAAATTTGGTCTTTGAACTTTTACAGCTACATAAGTATTATTTTTTGTTTTTGTTTTGTAAACCTGACCTAAGCTTGCTGAGGCAATAGGACTCTCAGGAAACTCATCAAATAATTCATTAGGTGGTGCTCCAAGTTCCTCTTCAATAATTTTCAAAGCAATTTTGTGATCAAATGCTGGAAGATTATCCTGTAAGTTGGTAAGTTCTGTCAGCCAATCTTGTCTAAGAAGATCCGGTCTAGTTGAAAGAGCCTGACCTAATTTTATAAAACAAGGTCCTAAATCTGTTATTACATCAAAAAGATATTTTGAGAGATTTTTTTGTACATTTTTATTTTTACTGTTACCTTGAAAAAGTATTCTTAAAAAAAGAAAAACAAAAGTTAAAAGGATATATAAAACTCTTGGGATAAAAATCCATGGTCTCAAAATCAACCAGATTAAGTCACCTTTTGCTGAGTATTGCGAATAAGACCTTGTCATTAAAGTTAAAAAATATCGAAGAAGGGTTCTCAATTAGTCCATTCTATATATGTCAATAATACTTTATGAGCATTTCTTCTTTTCTAACTAAAAAGTTTTTAAAGTCACTTTTCTTTCCCGCTCATAACAGAGGTGCAGCTTTACCCAAGAAATTAGTGAAATTATTAAAAAAACAACCTGGGTATTGGGACTTACCAGAATTACCAGAGATAGGGACACCTCTATCCCAAAGTGGGTTAATTGCCAAAACTCAAAGAGAATTCTCTGAGAAATTTGGTACGAAAGGATGTTTTTTTGGAGTTAATGGAGCGTCTGGGTTAATACAATCAGCTGTAATTGCAATGGCAAATCCTGGTGAAAGTATCCTGATGCCTAGGAATGTCCATATAAGTGTTATAAAAATCTGTGCGATGCAGAACATACAACCAATATTCTTTGACCTAGATTTTTCATCAGAAAACGGCCATTACAAACCAATCACAAAAAGCTGGTTGAAAAATGTATTTAAAAAAGTAAATTTTAATGAAAAAAAAATTGTAGGTGTAATTCTTGTAAGTCCCTCTTATCAGGGCTACGCAGGAAATTTAGGGCCTTTAATAGATCTTTGTCATCAAAAAAATTTACCTGTTTTGGTTGATGAAGCCCATGGTTCTTATTTCCTTTTTTGTCAAGACCTTAACCTCCCGAAATCCGCTTTAATATCAAACGCTGATTTGGTCGTTCACTCATTGCATAAGTCGCTAAATGGTTTAACTCAAACTGCTGCACTCTGGTACAAAGGGAATCTAGTAAATGAGCAAAATTTAATTAAGAGTATAAATTTGCTGCAAACTACTAGTCCAAGCTCCTTATTACTTTCTTCTTGTGAAGAGTCTATTAAAGACTGGCTTGATAAAAAAAGTTTATCAAAATATCAAAAAAGAATTTTAGAGGGAAGAAGAATCTACAAAAAATTAATCCAAAAGAATATTCCTCTCATAGAAACCCAAGACCCCTTAAAAATAGTATTGAATACCTCTAAGGTTGGAATTGATGGTTTCACTGCTGATAAATTTTTTTGTAAAAATGGTCTTATTGCTGAATTACCAGAAATGATGACTCTAACTTTTTGCTTAGGATTTTCGAATCAAAAAGATTTTCTTAAAATATTTGTAAATTTGTGGAATAAATTACTATTAAATACAAAAA encodes:
- a CDS encoding aminotransferase class I/II-fold pyridoxal phosphate-dependent enzyme, producing the protein MSISSFLTKKFLKSLFFPAHNRGAALPKKLVKLLKKQPGYWDLPELPEIGTPLSQSGLIAKTQREFSEKFGTKGCFFGVNGASGLIQSAVIAMANPGESILMPRNVHISVIKICAMQNIQPIFFDLDFSSENGHYKPITKSWLKNVFKKVNFNEKKIVGVILVSPSYQGYAGNLGPLIDLCHQKNLPVLVDEAHGSYFLFCQDLNLPKSALISNADLVVHSLHKSLNGLTQTAALWYKGNLVNEQNLIKSINLLQTTSPSSLLLSSCEESIKDWLDKKSLSKYQKRILEGRRIYKKLIQKNIPLIETQDPLKIVLNTSKVGIDGFTADKFFCKNGLIAELPEMMTLTFCLGFSNQKDFLKIFVNLWNKLLLNTKKLDTLKVIQSPFNLVEEPEIQIGIAWRSETRSIPFSQSLNKISGDIICPYPPGIPLLVPGEKIDIDRFNWINNQSLFNNDLLNFNIRVIKT